In candidate division KSB1 bacterium, the DNA window TGATCTGGTGCTGGGCAATGGGCCTTACCCAGCATAAAAATGCAGTTGCCAATATTCAAGAAATTATTAATTTACTTTTACTTGGCGGACATTTCGGTCGTAAAGGAGCTGGTGTTTGTCCTGTACGGGGACACAGCAATGTTCAGGGAGATCGTACCATGGGCATCTGGGAAAGGCCAACTAAGGATTTCTTAGATAACCTGGAAAATGAATTTCATTTTGAGCCTCCCAGGGAACCGGGTTTTAACACGGTGGAAGCAATTGAAGCCATGGCTGAAAACAAAGTCAAAGTATTTTTTGCTCTCGGCGGGAATTTTGTATCTGCAACACCGGATACGGAATTCACGGCTAATGCAATTCGCAAATGTGAGTTGACAGTCCAGGTGTCCACCAAACTCAACCGTGCCCACCTGGTTACAGGAAAGCAGGCTTTGATACTTCCATGCCTGGCGCGTTCTGAAAAAGATGTGGTGGATGGTAAAGTCCAGTTCGTCAGTGTTGAAAATTCGATGGGAATTGTTCATCGTTCTTCGGGTAATCTTGCGCCTACATCTAAATATCTCAAGAGTGAACCAAGCATTGTCGCTCAATTAGCAAAAGCAACATTTAAAAATCACCCGGACAAAGTAAATAAAGTGAGATGGAAATACTTAAGTGCAGACTATAGTCGTATCCGTGATCTCATCGAAAGGGTAATTCCCGGATTTACGGATTATAATCAGCGTGTCCGAAGACCAGGTGGTTTTTATCTGCCAAATCCAGTCCGGGATGAGAAGGTATTTAATACTTCAAACAAAAAAGCACAATTTACTATTCATACCATAAAAAGAACCAATCTGCCGCAAGGTCACTACATCATGATGACAATTCGAAGCCATGATCAATATAACACCACAATTTATGGATTAGAAGATCGCTATCGCGGCATCGCAAATGGACGAAGAGTAATTCTAATGAACAAAGAAGATATGTGTGAGGCTTCTTTTAAAAAAGGACAGTATGTTGACATTACCAGCCATTTTCAAGGCCAAAAAAGAATAGCAAAAAAATTTGTAGTTGTCCCATATGCCATCCCTAGAAAATGTGTTGCTACATATTTTCCCGAAGCTAATGTTCTGGTTCCGATTGGCAGTATCGCAGATAAGAGTCATACACCTGCTTCTAAATCGGTTCAAGTCAGCTTAGCGCCTGCTTAATACTATTTATCTATTTATTTAATATGGTTTTCTATTTATTAAAAAATTGTATGAAAAGTATTCTCGGGTTTATTAAGAATAGTTCTCAATCAAGTAAGTAGCAGATCTCCGGCATTCAATTAATATCATTTAGACATTTTCATAAAATCGGGGTTAATGAATCGATTCATAATTCCTTTTTTAAGATCATTTTGAAATTATTTTTTCTCTCCCGCCAATCCATCAATCATACTTAGCTTTTATTTCCTGGAATTCTTAAACTTACATATAAGGTTTACTTGAAACGATTTGTATAACCTTATCAAAAAAAATGATCCGTGCAAATAGCAAAGGGAAAAGACATTTATTTTGTCATAATATCGTCGATAAAATTATATATCGTGAGTTCGACATAATGACATTCATGGTTCGACTCCGCTCACCATGGCTTAAATTAGTTGCCTGAGCGGTGTCGAAGGCTAATAATATATACATATTTTGCTTATGACATAGTTATGTCGAACTTAGGTTATATACCATAAATCAATCGAATTTAAAACATATACAATGAACGGACAAACACTCAGATCTCTAAATTTTGAAGAAAAACCAGCGCCAAAGCGAATTATTGGTCATGTCAAAGGAACCTTACCTGGCCCTACTTTGATTTGCACTTCCGCTTTACATGGAAATGAACCTGCCGGATTCAAAGCCCTCGACAGGATATTTAATACCATTCGCAAAAACAAAATTACAATAAGAGGCGAGTTCCTCGGCCTGGTAGGCAATCTTTCAGCTCTAAAAGAGCAACGACGTTTCATCGATCGTGATCTCAATCGCGGATGGTTTAAAGAACATATCGCCGCTCTCAAAGCAGGAAGTCAGTTGTTGGATAAAACTGAAGATCATGAGCGTCTGGAATTACTTGAAAATATTGAGAAAGTGGTACAGTCTGCAACAAGCGATATCATTTTTCTTGACCTTCATACGACATCCGGCAAGAGCGTTCCTTTTTTAGTAATTAGAGATATTCTACAAATTCGTAAATTCGTATTAGATTTTCCAATGCCAATCATTCTTGGCTTAGAAGAGCAGCTTAAAGGTACGCTCCAGGAGTACATGGGAAATTTAGTTCCCATTGGTTTTACGATCGAGGGCGGACAACATGATGATCCAAAATCGATCGATCAATTAGAAGCTGGGATTTGGCTAACTTTAGCC includes these proteins:
- a CDS encoding FdhF/YdeP family oxidoreductase; translated protein: MKNQPDIKAQPPEEKRTISTVIPPKIAGGIPAVLSAIKHSIREMGIVRSIKTLSRLNQHEGYDCPSCAWPDPEERAKVEFCENGVKAVAEEATKKKVIPEFFERWSISKLSQQSDYWLGKQGRLTHPMWLKTGETFYQPIEWQDAFDLIAEKLNSLKTPDEAAFYTSGRTSNEAAFLYQLFVRLFGTNNLPDCSNMCHESSSVALKEVIGVGKGTVKLEDFNYADTIFVIGQNPGTNHPRMLTALQQAARNGCKIVSINPLPEAGMIRFKHPQEIRGLVGAGTELATLFLQVKINGDVALLKGIIKEMLIAEEKNPGSVIDRNFVDNFTSGFFEFDKDITQTTWETITEESGVSRDQIYEAAQVAINSKRMIWCWAMGLTQHKNAVANIQEIINLLLLGGHFGRKGAGVCPVRGHSNVQGDRTMGIWERPTKDFLDNLENEFHFEPPREPGFNTVEAIEAMAENKVKVFFALGGNFVSATPDTEFTANAIRKCELTVQVSTKLNRAHLVTGKQALILPCLARSEKDVVDGKVQFVSVENSMGIVHRSSGNLAPTSKYLKSEPSIVAQLAKATFKNHPDKVNKVRWKYLSADYSRIRDLIERVIPGFTDYNQRVRRPGGFYLPNPVRDEKVFNTSNKKAQFTIHTIKRTNLPQGHYIMMTIRSHDQYNTTIYGLEDRYRGIANGRRVILMNKEDMCEASFKKGQYVDITSHFQGQKRIAKKFVVVPYAIPRKCVATYFPEANVLVPIGSIADKSHTPASKSVQVSLAPA
- a CDS encoding succinylglutamate desuccinylase/aspartoacylase family protein; this encodes MNGQTLRSLNFEEKPAPKRIIGHVKGTLPGPTLICTSALHGNEPAGFKALDRIFNTIRKNKITIRGEFLGLVGNLSALKEQRRFIDRDLNRGWFKEHIAALKAGSQLLDKTEDHERLELLENIEKVVQSATSDIIFLDLHTTSGKSVPFLVIRDILQIRKFVLDFPMPIILGLEEQLKGTLQEYMGNLVPIGFTIEGGQHDDPKSIDQLEAGIWLTLANCGIIENQGKNGYVKYSRDALTAVTEDLPRVFEVRFRHSMKPQDRFRMKPGYESFQTIKQDEILGRDATGEVKAEEKGRILMPLYQAQGEDGYFIIHEFNSIWLTVSEYLRRLQLDSVLHLLPGVKEFRGQKDTLIISKMIIRFFAIEIFHLLGYQKIRMMGKNIIMRRRLDILPK